The following are from one region of the Arcobacter defluvii genome:
- a CDS encoding cytochrome b encodes MAKFEKANSVGEWLDQRLNLTTFNKVMMTEYWIPKDINFLWAMGVLLATTFGILVISGLFLMMYYKPDVNLAFDSVNYTIMQEVAFGWLFRHMHGVAASVVFLIIYIHMFTGIYYGSYKQGREMIWISGMLLFMTFSAAGFSGYMLPWGQMSYWAAMVITNLFGGVPVIGDALVVWIRGDFNVADATLTRFFMLHVFLLPITIMGIIGLHFYTLRIPHVNNQSSDEFDFDAEAEKYLSGNKKESKVIPFWPIFISKDLAVLGIFLIFYFYLVFFHYNFAMDPVNFDPADNMVTPAHIYPEWYFLWSYEVLRGFFFDIAGFKAFDIGLIAFAFANVIFLLLPWLDRDPKILPAHKRPAFFVWFWLLMVDLIVLTVYGKLPPTGTNAWVGFFAAVSFILLFIILPIISKIDAKKRGSL; translated from the coding sequence ATGGCAAAATTTGAAAAAGCTAACTCTGTTGGAGAATGGTTAGACCAAAGATTAAATCTAACTACATTCAACAAAGTTATGATGACTGAATATTGGATTCCAAAAGATATTAACTTCTTATGGGCGATGGGAGTATTACTAGCTACAACTTTTGGTATTTTAGTAATTTCAGGTTTATTCTTAATGATGTATTACAAACCAGATGTTAACTTAGCATTTGATTCTGTAAATTATACAATCATGCAAGAAGTTGCATTTGGTTGGTTATTTAGACATATGCATGGTGTTGCAGCTTCTGTTGTATTCTTAATTATTTATATTCACATGTTTACAGGAATCTATTATGGTTCTTACAAACAAGGTAGAGAAATGATTTGGATTTCTGGTATGTTATTATTTATGACATTCTCAGCTGCTGGATTCTCTGGATATATGTTACCTTGGGGACAAATGTCTTACTGGGCTGCAATGGTTATTACTAACTTATTTGGTGGAGTTCCTGTTATTGGAGATGCACTTGTTGTTTGGATTAGAGGTGACTTTAACGTTGCTGATGCTACATTAACAAGATTCTTTATGTTACACGTATTCTTATTACCAATTACTATTATGGGAATTATTGGTTTACACTTCTATACGTTAAGAATTCCTCACGTTAACAACCAATCTTCTGATGAATTTGATTTTGATGCTGAAGCTGAAAAATATTTATCTGGAAATAAAAAAGAATCAAAAGTTATTCCTTTCTGGCCAATATTTATCTCTAAAGATTTAGCAGTTCTAGGAATTTTCTTAATTTTCTATTTTTACTTAGTATTCTTCCATTATAACTTTGCAATGGATCCAGTAAACTTTGATCCAGCAGATAACATGGTTACACCTGCTCATATTTATCCAGAGTGGTATTTTTTATGGTCATATGAAGTATTAAGAGGTTTCTTCTTTGATATTGCAGGATTTAAAGCATTTGATATTGGATTAATCGCCTTTGCTTTTGCAAATGTTATTTTCTTATTATTACCTTGGTTAGATAGAGATCCAAAAATTTTACCAGCACATAAAAGACCAGCTTTCTTCGTTTGGTTCTGGTTATTAATGGTTGACTTAATTGTATTAACTGTTTATGGAAAATTACCTCCAACAGGTACAAATGCATGGGTAGGATTCTTTGCAGCAGTTTCATTTATCTTATTATTTATTATATTACCAATTATCAGTAAAATTGATGCTAAGAAAAGGGGTTCACTATGA
- a CDS encoding c-type cytochrome, translated as MRELKILAVVVVLTLITYWGVEPYAHSVMHPHVAPADFTFSDTKEDVADVKGLQGNVANGEVLVTSNCTACHSIESKGFPQVMDNASSSAAYGVTPPDLGSAGKLYNADYLAAFIKDPAKASKTAHKFVDGKVHPMPQFNWMQPQEIADMVAYLQSIAPKEMTNKEVFTNACQRCHSIKYADMKGGSMAAFTPNDNIKHYMGKLPPDLSQMIRSRGHHYLETFVNDPQKLLEGTAMPRVGLTEESQAQVVAYLEEVGDSKKAQREELGPKFLIYLVIFAIFAFLWKASKWREVH; from the coding sequence ATGAGAGAATTAAAAATACTAGCAGTAGTAGTAGTTTTAACACTTATTACTTACTGGGGAGTTGAGCCATATGCTCATTCAGTTATGCATCCTCATGTTGCTCCTGCAGATTTTACGTTTTCTGATACAAAAGAAGATGTAGCTGATGTTAAAGGTTTACAAGGTAATGTTGCAAATGGAGAAGTTCTAGTTACTTCAAATTGTACTGCTTGTCACTCAATTGAATCAAAAGGTTTTCCACAAGTTATGGATAATGCAAGTTCATCTGCAGCTTATGGTGTAACTCCTCCTGATTTAGGAAGTGCAGGAAAACTTTATAATGCTGATTATTTAGCTGCATTTATTAAAGATCCAGCAAAAGCATCAAAAACAGCTCATAAATTTGTTGATGGAAAAGTTCATCCAATGCCTCAATTCAACTGGATGCAACCACAAGAAATTGCAGATATGGTAGCTTATTTACAATCGATTGCACCAAAAGAAATGACAAATAAAGAAGTATTTACGAATGCTTGTCAAAGATGTCACTCTATCAAATATGCTGATATGAAAGGTGGATCAATGGCTGCATTTACTCCAAATGATAATATTAAACATTACATGGGTAAATTACCTCCTGATTTATCACAAATGATTAGAAGTAGAGGTCATCACTATTTAGAAACATTTGTTAATGATCCACAAAAACTTCTAGAAGGTACAGCAATGCCTAGAGTTGGATTAACAGAAGAATCTCAAGCTCAAGTTGTTGCATATTTAGAAGAAGTTGGTGATAGTAAAAAAGCTCAAAGAGAAGAATTAGGACCTAAATTCTTAATCTATCTTGTAATTTTTGCAATCTTTGCATTCTTATGGAAAGCAAGTAAATGGAGAGAAGTTCATTAA
- a CDS encoding 16S rRNA (uracil(1498)-N(3))-methyltransferase encodes MQFTYDEFCGGNILEIKDEVYNYLIKARRHKIDDEIYFRNLKDENIYLYKIVLIDKKKAVLNLIFSEKKVLINQKKLHLGWCVIDPKTIEKYIPSLNELGVDKITFIYSDFSQKNFKINIEKLEKILINSSSQCGRSDIIKLDICKNLDEFLKNNKNIYFLDFSNKLIDEKKDEIKTLVIGCEGGFSKNEREKFNIDYVVGFESNLILRSETAIIAATSKIIL; translated from the coding sequence ATGCAATTCACTTATGATGAATTTTGTGGTGGGAATATTTTAGAAATAAAAGATGAAGTTTATAATTATTTAATAAAAGCAAGACGTCATAAGATTGATGATGAGATATATTTTAGAAATTTGAAAGATGAAAATATATATTTGTACAAGATTGTTTTAATTGATAAAAAAAAGGCAGTTTTAAATTTAATTTTTAGTGAAAAAAAAGTTTTAATAAATCAAAAAAAGTTACATCTTGGTTGGTGTGTTATTGATCCAAAAACTATTGAAAAATATATACCTTCATTAAATGAATTAGGAGTTGATAAAATTACTTTTATATATAGTGATTTTTCTCAAAAAAATTTTAAAATTAATATTGAAAAATTAGAAAAAATTCTTATAAATTCTTCTTCTCAATGTGGTCGTTCAGATATTATAAAACTTGATATTTGTAAAAATTTAGATGAATTTTTAAAGAACAATAAAAATATATATTTTCTAGATTTTTCTAATAAATTAATTGATGAAAAAAAAGATGAAATAAAAACATTGGTTATTGGTTGTGAGGGTGGTTTTTCTAAAAACGAAAGAGAAAAATTTAATATAGATTATGTTGTTGGATTTGAATCAAATTTGATATTAAGAAGTGAAACAGCAATAATTGCAGCTACTTCCAAAATAATTTTATAA